The following coding sequences lie in one Chelonia mydas isolate rCheMyd1 chromosome 6, rCheMyd1.pri.v2, whole genome shotgun sequence genomic window:
- the LOC122466143 gene encoding CD276 antigen-like: MLWLACWLALLGSVATGPDVAPQASDSPQLYHRAGQDVTLECRARMLPGADPRHLGVYWHLLREPEGFSVVHSYHAGADQLGDQAEAFRGRTRLLLQGIRQGVLALALAGLRPSDSGVYRCFVMDDRDAESMDIVLRVAAPYEPPQLAVLSRAGGEVTLQCRSAGGYPEPEITWHDGDGARLSQAEPAELQTSSQGAFEVRSKLSLTPRPGGSVCCSLSHGPLKQNMSVCRTLPAPEQRVPGWAMAVVTLGLVTLLCAVLIHWGLPLIPPEGFTLDGEERESQD; this comes from the exons ATGCTGTGGCTGGCTTGCTGGTTAGCACTGCTGGGAAGCGTTGCCACAGGACCAG ACGTGGCCCCTCAGGCGAGCGACAGCCCCCAGCTCTACCACCGGGCCGGCCAGGACGTCACCCTGGAGTGCAGGGCCCGCATGCTCCCGGGGGCCGACCCGCGCCACCTGGGCGTGTACTGGCATCTCCTGCGGGAGCCGGAGGGGTTCTCCGTGGTGCACAGCTACCACGCAGGGGCCGACCAGCTGGGAGACCAGGCCGAGGCGTTCAGGGGCCGGACGCGGCTCCTCCTGCAGGGGATCCGCCAGGGggtgctggccctggccctggccggCCTGCGCCCCTCGGACAGCGGCGTGTACCGGTGCTTCGTCATGGATGACCGGGATGCTGAGAGCATGGACATCGTCCTCCGCGTGGCAG ccccGTACGAGCCCCCTCAGCTCGCCGTGCTCTcccgggctgggggagaggtgacCCTGCAGTGCCGCTCCGCGGGGGGTTACCCCGAGCCCGAGATAACGTGGCACGACGGGGACGGGGCCCGGCTGAGCCAGGCCGAGCCGGCGGAGCTGCAGACGAGCAGCCAGGGAGCCTTCGAGGTGCGGAGCAAGCTGTCGCTGACGCCCCGCCCCGGGGGGTCCGTCTGCTGCTCCCTAAGCCATGGGCCCCTGAAGCAGAACATGAGCGTCTGCAGGACCCTGCCTG CCCCGGAACAGCGAGTCCCCGGCTGGGCGATGGCTGTCGTGACGCTGGGGCTTGTGACCCTCCTGTGCGCGGTGCTGATCCATTGGGGGCTGCCGCTCATCCCCCCCGAAG GTTTCACATTGGATGGCGAAGAGCGTGAGTCCCAGGACTAG
- the LOC114020693 gene encoding uncharacterized protein LOC114020693, with amino-acid sequence MRLVLWVALLRLAAGSRQRGHCLGGCEFWVEQRPPWAARPEGASLEMSCTVEPPPPPGALRASWHRGRLATGLGQARLENGSTSVLSTRALRGHDSGVYRCHLVLLLSGQPCLLLGPGTHLLVTGPPAQNTTWPGLQENTTRSEPRRRGLPPHHWTIRLLALGAGIVLTAAVVLCLPRRRGRENRE; translated from the exons ATGCGCCTGGTGCTGTGGGTCGCCCTCCTGCGGCTGGCGGCCGGCTCCCGGCAGCGCG gTCACTGCCTGGGGGGCTGCGAGTTCTGGGTGGAGCAGCGCCCCCCGTGGGCTGCCCGGCCCGAGGGGGCGTCCCTGGAGATGAGCTGCACCGTGGAGCCCCCCCCGCCGCCCGGGGCCCTCCGGGCCAGCTGGCACCGGGGCCGCCTGGCGacggggctgggccaggcccggCTGGAGAACGGCTCCACCAGCGTCCTGAGCACCCGGGCCCTGCGGGGCCACGACTCGGGCGTCTATCGCTGCCACCTCGTCCTGCTGCTCTCGgggcagccctgcctgctgctggggcCTGGGACCCACCTCCTCGTCACAG gtcccCCTGCTCAGAACACGACCTGGCCCGGTCTGCAGGAGAACACAACCCGGTCCGAGCCCAGACGTCGAGGGCTGCCCCCCCATCACTGGACCATCCGGCTGCTGGCGCTGGGAGCAGGAATCGTTCTCACGGCTGCCGTTGTGCTTTGCCTgcccaggaggaggggaagggagaaccGGGAATGA